A window of the Pararge aegeria chromosome 2, ilParAegt1.1, whole genome shotgun sequence genome harbors these coding sequences:
- the LOC120629032 gene encoding carbonic anhydrase 1-like, protein MASQDWGYSVENGPATWVEKFPEARGARQSPVDIDTSRASSSGRAPPLAWRYSVNHPRSVVNPGYCWRVDENGYDSELRGGPLGSDVYKLEQWHCHWGAVNGEGSEHTVDGRAFSGELHLVHWNTSKYGSFAEAAGQTDGLAVLGVLLMVGSRHAELDKVVKLLPYIQHRGDKVTFSEPLNPANLLPKQKAYWTYPGSLTTPPCTESVTWILFKEPVQVSAEQLALMRKLRCGEASCGVEAMEVLHNYRPTLPLGNRELRDYGGN, encoded by the exons GTCCAGCGACATGGGTAGAAAAGTTTCCAGAAGCGCGAGGCGCTCGTCAGAGTCCAGTAGACATCGACACGTCTCGGGCCAGTAGCAGTGGCAGAGCACCTCCACTTGCGTGGCGGTACTCCGTCAACCACCCACGATCTGTCGTCAACCCCGGATACTGCTGGAGGGTAGACGAAAACGGCTATGACTCGG AGCTCCGCGGTGGTCCACTCGGCTCGGATGTGTACAAGCTGGAACAGTGGCACTGCCACTGGGGGGCTGTCAACGGCGAGGGCTCGGAGCACACAGTCGACGGACGAGCTTTCTCAGGCGAGCTGCACCTTGTACACTGGAACACGTCAAAGTATGGCAGCTTTGCCGAGGCGGCCGGCCAGACAGACGGACTAGCTGTTTTGGGAGTACTATTAATG gtTGGTTCCCGGCATGCAGAGCTAGATAAGGTCGTAAAGCTACTGCCATATATCCAGCACAGAGGGGATAAGGTGACGTTCTCCGAGCCCCTGAACCCCGCCAATTTGCTACCAAAGCAAAAGGCCTACTGGACCTACCCCGGCTCGCTCACCACGCCGCCCTGCACTGAGTCCGTCACTTGGATACTCTTCAAGGAACCCGTTCAAGTTTCCGCAGAACAG CTGGCCCTGATGCGTAAGCTCAGATGTGGCGAAGCGTCCTGTGGCGTCGAAGCAATGGAGGTGCTACACAACTACCGGCCAACGCTGCCGCTAGGCAACCGTGAGCTGCGCGACTACGGTGGAAACTAA
- the LOC120628577 gene encoding uncharacterized protein LOC120628577 isoform X1: MMLLQSCVKKISCLNSLNCVYAELIYPKIVIFEDKKTVRILNVTDFNEISTNVHSFQSDIVNHIVYHKNVWVALCSGEIFVINLRKDDLIEIKCVNNANYKIRRFASHDTNLVFVSESGERLITSLTSKTLEEEIGKNTKEISVTLDKAPIPVHAIHSDTRNVHNGLNISIDSGKLILKCLCTGLTEVIAINPKLQHVSLWNEMTVLSTNSKMWVLNEQFDLIYEFQNIGSQYFPLAAHNNILYYITWNKDEIGLHYASLASCEEQQDNRNYSVGFKTKLSSQDSLKLQLKSLIDETLSNSKTPDQVLPHLQVLFSDVEDLDYLINAASTLCNHNLLYKPVVYPLQKRIYATGNQHLIYLISDTIIKTDLLEYVCFKGGNCYENINIFEQKFIELCVTFISKSDLDLATICWLKYTEIKHTLNADDVNNILNAIPYNIKMGALVIWFRNLVPPLLDQNPFYIDLFVKWTTDRVFLLEQSPYWPKIGLKFIAAIIEVLEISIKTICVRPISIDDLDVIKDHITYIMELKEKYKINMLLSEFSSQSPSEIALIMLRRCYTEDLEVFLQESLPSYTSRHLLEIDDTLRSFVESEAASSGGCIDGNRLKMLLNSFHSPTNRLDCLLNVLKVLDVPWDKNVLTTAAKAAALAFKDFTLTDADRMLAQEIYKELNYSKIKVILKKYNFHLTCTDYILIIHKLIKAPTVDLDDLKIITNILTTYANYANTLYIDRCLRDCDTKLALQYFTNLSTRTQRVLIKTILNKYEQIITSTTTNPLLERNYTDFLKGSLLLDNIEISSIENLYYLKNSYNVLLNLSSINSSKCRESALSNLKQSEEVISSSGRGRCILQLISGEQSKLMSLLRRTSSGHNVRVLVESLILTNKNDLAVLLRYKDGQNSALLLESYEILSEVLSNCEEEHLHALLNYLSILNALIHAGIILKNLSIAWKFQYIFLPMSSLNTLNDLINYYSSFTENNFVQSELTGLLGKSDFIPFRIFANILKHSIKKGTTLVDDFFTIRDQVTKKLLSKVVALQDLDQVLVTSLLLTLKSGELMDDKIWILELLRGQSESLSPGAMHYLSTPLIRRTFNLENIFPGSTFSYPPQYILKSKFNINLSEIAFPENTEETWDVKVLLFYILRNDPHTTFERLNGLCQTLNISQNDGFSLLLVSMLSNWNLKYKIVENELGFCELSIQNDFAHLMPKCMIIWQNIEDKDFLKDILNDFWKNGELIIHGCLVSINPYYYEVYLCIYEMVFSSSNESKHLKQYYLLNFLKGYQRKSSPKQYEFELFSVKGMFPEIGHYRLPFHLFMRDDMWSNLKSEITLETYERWLPVVALLSLDGELQTANDMICSNAVKQTMTNRKRFESNDTESKDNEPWRLISLEEPLLRTAHRCVRHIANMEWAGACLFYVLQGCARGADQVAAAQLCYQFSQRWATVQPGNRAVRQMERLHSTLSTRHALHKIEWACEELIRLTTEPAQLIHALYLHPNFVDKFSRHDINRAANEIADKNGINISSIRIQILENILEKTYKDNKSLHGLEIKDLITAKYILKATCPKMGAIYLSRIAFDEESDHNKCKKLRALQCLISVIDSDTALKVTNRQRDVLWLSLLELLYVVKLEKIDVPWVVATFMQNKTVALSQLLQVAGNNIESLKIAAELAHKFGNAHLMREIIPMLLRTSLYEEIIPLILKVQNPPDNIIYSAWKAIILSPFQRADYPITDRQKSKCLNALNLLPVCPVIKDDDLIEIWKNCVRCKCLGLGCLILPYMSPETRQNLSELRKVDRRNLIISLKNLHTESYLVSGAMYVIENLTPKLYR, encoded by the exons ATGATGTTATTACAATCGtgtgtaaaaaaaatcagttgTTTAAATTCTTTGAACTGTGTATACGCTGAACTAATTTAtccaaaaatagttattttcgAAGATAAAAAGACTGTTCGGATTTTAAATGTAACAGACTTTAATGAAATCTCTACAAATGTTCATTCATTTCAAAGTGATATAGTAAATCATATCGTATACCATAAAAATGTTTGGGTGGCTTTATGCTCTGGAGAAATTTTTGTTATAAACTTGAGAAAAGATGATCTAATAGAGATTAAATGTGTAAATAATGCCAATTACAAGATTCGAAGATTCGCTAGTCACGATACAAACTTAGTTTTTGTAAGCGAAAGTGGTGAACGGCTTATTACCTCTCTCACAAGCAAAACTTTAGAAGAGGAAattggtaaaaatacaaaagaaatcAGTGTTACCTTGGACAAAGCCCCAATACCTGTCCATGCTATACACAGTGATACTAGAAATGTGCATAATGGATTAAATATCAGTATTGATTCAGGGAAACTTATTCTAAAATGTCTATGTACTGGCTTAACTGAAGTTATTGCAATCAATCCCAAATTACAGCATGTCTCTCTTTGGAATGAAATGACTGTTTTATCTACCAATTCAAAAATGTGGGTACTCAATGAAcagtttgatttaatttatgaatttcaaaatattggTTCACAATATTTTCCATTGGCTGCTCACAACAATATACTATATTACATTACATGGAATAAAGATGAG ATTGGACTGCACTATGCTTCATTGGCATCTTGTGAAGAACAGCAAGACAATAGGAATTATTCGGTTGGATTTAAGACAAAACTTTCATCACAAGACTCACTTAAATTGCAACTGAAATCTTTGATTGATGAAACTTTATCTAATTCTAAAACACCTGACCAAGTACTGCCTCACCTACAGGTATTATTTAGTGATGTTGAGGATTTAGATTACCTAATCAATGCAGCTTCAACACTTTGTAATCATAACCTTTTGTATAAGCCAGTAGTATACCCTCTTCAAAAACGAATTTATGCAACAGGTAACCAacaccttatttatttaatatcggACACCATCATAAAAACCGATTTGTTAgaatatgtatgttttaaaggTGGGAATTGCTATgagaatataaacatatttgaaCAAAAATTTATTGAACTGTGTGTGACATTTATATCAAAATCAGACCTTGATTTAGCCACAATATGTTGGTTAAAATACACTGAGATTAAGCATACATTAAATGCAGatgatgttaataatatattaaatgcaataccatacaatattaaaatgggTGCTCTTGTGATATGGTTTCGGAACCTTGTCCCTCCTCTTTTAGATCAAAACCCTTTTTACattgatttatttgtaaaatggACTACAGACAGAGTGTTTCTATTAGAGCAATCACCATATTGGCCGAAAATAGGGTTGAAATTTATAGCAGCTATTATAGAGGTTTTAGAAATCtcaattaaaactatatgtGTGAGACCAATTTCAATTGATGATCTTGATGTCATAAAAGATCACATAACTTATATTATGGAactaaaagaaaagtataaaatcAATATGCTGCTTAGTGAGTTCAGTTCTCAAAGTCCATCAGAAATAGCACTTATTATGCTACGAAGATGCTATACAGAAGACCTTGAGGTGTTTCTGCAGGAAAGTTTGCCTTCTTACACATCTCGCCATTTACTTGAAATAGATGACACGCTACGATCTTTTGTAGAAAGTGAAGCAGCTAGTAGTGGAGGTTGCATTGATGGCAATCGTCTTAAGATGTTGCTTAACTCTTTTCATTCACCGACTAACAGACTAGACTGCcttcttaatgttctcaaagttttaGATGTGCCATGGGATAAAAATGTCTTAACAACTGCTGCTAAGGCAGCTGCCCTAgctttcaaagattttactctTACGGATGCCGATCGCATGTTAGCACAAGAAATTTACAAGGAACTAAATTACTCGAAAATCAAAGTTATActgaagaagtataactttcaTTTAACGTGCACTGATTATATATTGATCATCCACAAATTAATTAAAGCGCCAACAGTAGATTTAgacgatttaaaaattatcacaAATATTTTAACTACCTATGCCAATTATGCTAATACCTTATACATTGATAGATGTTTACGAGATTGCGATACAAAATTAGCGTTACAGTATTTTACGAACCTATCCACTCGAACACAAcgagttttaattaaaactattctGAATAAATATGAACAGATCATAACAAGTACAACTACGAATCCGCTTTTAGAAAGAAACTATACGGATTTTCTAAAAGGTTCTTTGTTATTGGATAACATAGAAATAAGTTCAATTGAAAATCTATACTACCTTAAAAATTCGTACAACGTGTTGTTAAATTTAAGTAGCATTAACAGTAGTAAGTGTCGCGAAAGCGCACTGAGTAATTTGAAACAAAGTGAAGAAGTTATATCAAGTTCTGGCCGTGGTAGATGCATTTTGCAACTAATAAGTGGAGAGCAATCAAAGTTAATGTCACTACTACGGCGAACTTCTTCAGGTCACAATGTACGAGTACTTGTTGAGTCTCTTATATtgacaaataaaaatgatttagcTGTTTTATTGCGATACAAAGATGGTCAAAACTCTGCTCTTTTGTTAGAGTCATACGAAATACTATCAGAAGTTTTATCAAATTGTGAAGAAGAACATTTACATGCTTTGCTTAATTATTTGTCAATACTTAATGCACTGATACACGCTGgcattatcttaaaaaaccttTCCATAGCTTGGAAGtttcaatacatatttttacCTATGTCTTCGCTAAATACTTTGAATgatttgattaattattattcgtcTTTCACTGAGAACAATTTCGTGCAGTCGGAATTAACAGGCTTATTAGGTAAAAGCGACTTCATTCCTTTTCGTATTTTCGCTAACATATTGAAACACTCAATTAAAAAGGGTACTACTCTTGTCGACGATTTCTTTACTATAAGAGATCAAGTTACCAAAAAACTCCTATCAAAAGTAGTTGCTTTACAAGATTTGGATCAAGTTTTAGTGACTAGTTTATTACTCACGCTTAAAAGTGGTGAATTAATGGATGATAAAATTTGGATTTTAGAATTACTACGAGGGCAATCAGAATCCTTATCTCCAGGTGCAATGCACTATCTTTCAACTCCCCTTATTCGTCGTACTTTTAAccttgaaaatatttttcctgGAAGCACTTTTTCATATCCTCCgcagtatatacttaaatcaaaatttaatatcaatttatCCGAAATTGCATTCCCGGAAAATACGGAAGAAACATGGGATGTCAAAGTAttactgttttatattttaagaaatgatCCTCATACAACTTTCGAGCGACTGAACGGTTTATGCCAAACTTTAAATATATCGCAAAACGACGGTTTTTCTTTACTACTCGTTTCGATGCTGTCAAATTggaatttgaaatataaaattgtagaaAACGAACTAGGATTTTGCGAACTGTCCATACAAAATGATTTTGCTCATTTAATGCCCAAATGCATGATAATTTGGCAAAATATTGAAGACAAAGATTTTTTAAAGGACATTTTGAATGATTTTTGGAAAAATGGAGAACTAATAATACATGGATGTCTAGTCTCTATCAACCCATATTACTATGAagtctatttatgtatttatgaaatGGTATTTTCTTCGAGTAATGAATCTAAGCATTTAAAGCAATATTACTTACTGAATTTTTTAAAAGGTTACCAAAGAAAAAGCAGTCCCAAGCAATATGAATTTGAACTCTTTTCCGTTAAAGGAATGTTTCCTGAAATTGGACATTACAGATTACCTTTTCATCTTTTTATGCGTGATGATATGTGGTCAAATTTAAAATCTGAAATAACGTTAGAAACATACGAACGCTGGTTACCCGTGGTTGCATTACTCTCACTTGATGGCGAATTACAAACAGCTAATGATATGATTTGTAGTAACGCTGTAAAACAAACTATGACAAACCGTAAGAGATTCGAAAGTAACGATACTGAGTCAAAAGATAACGAGCCTTGGCGATTAATATCTTTAGAAGAACCTTTGCTTCGTACAGCTCATCGATGCGTAAGACATATTGCAAATATGGAATGGGCGGGTGCTTGTCTTTTTTATGTTCTCCAAGGATGTGCTAGAGGAGCAGATCAAGTAGCTGCAGCTCAGCTTTGCTATCAATTTTCCCAACGCTGGGCAACTGTCCAACCTGGCAATCGTGCTGTTAGGCAGATGGAAAGGTTACACTCTACACTGTCTACCCGTCATGCTTTACATAAAATAGAATGGGCATGTGAAGAGCTTATTCGCCTAACCACTGAGCCCGCTCAACTTATTCACGCTTTATATTTGCATCCAAATTTTGTAGATAAATTTTCTCGTCATGACATTAATCGCGCCGCAAATGAAATAGCTGATAAAAATGGTATTAACATAAGCTCCATTAGAATCcaaatattagaaaatatacTTGAAAAAACGTATAAAGACAATAAAAGCTTGCATGGTcttgaaataaaagatttaataacagctaaatatattttaaaagctaCTTGCCCAAAAATGGGGGCCATTTATTTGTCAAGAATTGCGTTTGATGAGGAAAGCGATCACAATAAATGCAAAAAACTCCGAGCATTGCAATGTTTAATTAGTGTCATTGATTCCGACACTGCTCTCAAAGTTACTAATCGTCAACGTGATGTCCTGTGGTTGTCTTTATTAGAACTATTATATGTTGTTAAGCTTGAAAAAATTGATGTACCCTGGGTAGTTGCTACGTTTATGCAGAATAAAACCGTAGCTTTAAGCCAACTATTACAAGTTGCTGGAAATAATAtagaaagtttaaaaattgcAGCTGAGTTAGCACATAAATTTGGTAATGCACATCTTATGCGAGAAATTATACCTATGTTACTTCGTACCTCTTTATATGAGGAAATTAttcctttaattttaaaagtccAAAATCCACctgataacattatttattcagCGTGGAAAGCCATAATACTGTCTCCATTCCAACGAGCCGATTATCCTATTACTGATCGCCAGAAAAGTAAATGTCTTAatgctttaaatttattacCAGTTTGTCCAGTTATTAAAGATGatgatttaattgaaatttggAAAAACTGTGTGAGATGTAAGTGTCTTGGATTAGGTTGTTTAATATTACCATATATGTCTCCAGAAACAAGACAAAATCTCAGTGAACTGCGCAAAGTAGATAGAAGAAACTTAATCATAAGTTTGAAAAACCTACACACTGAAAGTTATCTTGTGTCAGGAGCGATGTATGTTATTGAAAATTTAACGCCAAAATTGTACAGATAA
- the LOC120628590 gene encoding ankyrin repeat domain-containing protein 49 yields MSDSEDEEFKLKDFKEISDEIERCKSNPDTSGMFVSGWDDADQDVDIVKNPKENPIDHILWAAENGELETLKDLVIKQPGLIHARDTDGYTPLHRAAYSNHINVISYLLSVGASISAKTELGWTPLHSACNWNNYASVARLLAAGADPMAMSDGHQTPLHLAASLSHCKSTLLILLLREDLVDTARKANQSDVTPEQLARTHGIYSPLFDMVLPSASHIRSLPFTCNPYVRAQNDRIVL; encoded by the exons ATGTCGGATTCTGAAGATGAAGAATTTaaacttaaagattttaaagaaatatctgACGAAATTGAACGCTGTAAGTCAAATCCAGACACTTCAGGGATGTTCGTATCTGGTTGGGATGATGCAGATCAAGATGTGGATATTGTAAAAAATCCAAAAG AGAATCCTATTGATCATATTTTGTGGGCAGCTGAAAATGGGGAGTTGGAAACTTTGAAAGATCTTGTCATTAAACAACCAGGACTTATACATGCCAGGGATACAGATGGCTACACACCCTTACACAGAGCAGCTTACAGCAATCACATTAATGTAATATCATATTTGCTTAGTGTTGGGGCCAGTATTAGTGCTAAAACAGAACTTGGATGGACACCTCTGCACTCTGCATGTAACTGGAATAATTATGCTTCTGTTGCAAGACTTTTGGCAGCTGGTGCTGATCCTATGGCTATGTCCGATGGtc ATCAAACTCCATTGCATTTGGCTGCCTCATTAAGTCATTGTAAATCTACATTGCTTATTTTGCTTCTCAGAGAAGATCTAGTGGATACAGCTAGAAAAGCTAATCAATCTGATGTAACTCCTGAACAGCTGGCTCGTACTCATGGGATCTATTCACCTCTGTTTGATATGGTTTTACCATCAGCATCACATATTAGATCATTACCATTTACTTGCAATCCATATGTAAGAGCACAGAATGATAGAATagttctataa
- the LOC120628577 gene encoding uncharacterized protein LOC120628577 isoform X2: MMLLQSCVKKISCLNSLNCVYAELIYPKIVIFEDKKTVRILNVTDFNEISTNVHSFQSDIVNHIVYHKNVWVALCSGEIFVINLRKDDLIEIKCVNNANYKIRRFASHDTNLVFVSESGERLITSLTSKTLEEEIGKNTKEISVTLDKAPIPVHAIHSDTRNVHNGLNISIDSGKLILKCLCTGLTEVIAINPKLQHVSLWNEMTVLSTNSKILDCTMLHWHLVKNSKTIGIIRLDLRQNFHHKTHLNCN, translated from the exons ATGATGTTATTACAATCGtgtgtaaaaaaaatcagttgTTTAAATTCTTTGAACTGTGTATACGCTGAACTAATTTAtccaaaaatagttattttcgAAGATAAAAAGACTGTTCGGATTTTAAATGTAACAGACTTTAATGAAATCTCTACAAATGTTCATTCATTTCAAAGTGATATAGTAAATCATATCGTATACCATAAAAATGTTTGGGTGGCTTTATGCTCTGGAGAAATTTTTGTTATAAACTTGAGAAAAGATGATCTAATAGAGATTAAATGTGTAAATAATGCCAATTACAAGATTCGAAGATTCGCTAGTCACGATACAAACTTAGTTTTTGTAAGCGAAAGTGGTGAACGGCTTATTACCTCTCTCACAAGCAAAACTTTAGAAGAGGAAattggtaaaaatacaaaagaaatcAGTGTTACCTTGGACAAAGCCCCAATACCTGTCCATGCTATACACAGTGATACTAGAAATGTGCATAATGGATTAAATATCAGTATTGATTCAGGGAAACTTATTCTAAAATGTCTATGTACTGGCTTAACTGAAGTTATTGCAATCAATCCCAAATTACAGCATGTCTCTCTTTGGAATGAAATGACTGTTTTATCTACCAATTCAAAAAT ATTGGACTGCACTATGCTTCATTGGCATCTTGTGAAGAACAGCAAGACAATAGGAATTATTCGGTTGGATTTAAGACAAAACTTTCATCACAAGACTCACTTAAATTGCAACTGA